A genomic stretch from Azotosporobacter soli includes:
- the argH gene encoding argininosuccinate lyase, with the protein MAKLWGGRFAKGTDVLVEEFTSSVGFDQRMYREDITGSIAHARMLGQCGIIDKAEADTIIKGLESILADIEAGKFSFEVALEDVHMNVEKRLTDRIGAVGGKLHTGRSRNDQVALDTHMYLKGAIRDIAELLHDLQLALVETAEKYGDVMMPGYTHLQRAQPILFAHHMLAYFSMLARDFRRLEGVWQGTDMMPLGAGALAGTTYPIDRHQVARELKFDALYENSLDAVSDRDYILEFLSFASILMMHLSRISEEIILWSSAEFAFIELDDGHCTGSSIMPQKKNPDVAELVRGKTGRVYGHLMSLLTVTKGLPLAYNKDMQEDKEGMFDTIDTLKFSLKVYASMLRGMKVNKQVMERAVSQDFSNATDMADYLVKKGLPFRQAHEVAGKAVAHCIIEKKWLMDLSLAEFQSFHPLFEADIMNAIQPETCVNARKSYGGTSSASRERQLTVARETLEEQEALLDVYTESAI; encoded by the coding sequence ATGGCTAAGCTCTGGGGCGGCCGTTTCGCCAAAGGAACCGACGTGCTGGTGGAGGAGTTTACCTCCTCCGTCGGCTTTGACCAGCGGATGTATCGGGAAGACATCACCGGCAGCATCGCGCATGCACGAATGCTCGGACAGTGCGGCATCATCGACAAAGCCGAAGCGGATACGATCATCAAAGGACTCGAAAGCATTCTGGCCGACATCGAAGCGGGAAAGTTTTCCTTCGAAGTCGCGCTCGAAGACGTGCATATGAACGTGGAAAAACGTCTCACCGACCGCATCGGCGCCGTCGGCGGCAAACTGCACACCGGGCGCAGTCGCAACGATCAGGTCGCGCTCGACACGCATATGTATCTGAAAGGCGCAATCCGTGACATTGCTGAACTTTTGCATGATCTGCAATTGGCGCTCGTCGAAACGGCCGAAAAATACGGCGACGTGATGATGCCGGGCTATACGCACCTGCAGCGTGCGCAGCCGATCTTGTTTGCGCATCACATGCTGGCTTATTTTTCAATGCTGGCGCGCGACTTCAGACGTCTCGAAGGCGTCTGGCAGGGAACGGATATGATGCCTCTCGGTGCAGGGGCACTGGCCGGTACGACCTATCCGATCGACCGGCATCAGGTCGCACGCGAACTGAAATTCGATGCGCTGTACGAAAACAGTCTTGACGCGGTCAGCGACCGCGACTATATCCTTGAATTCCTCTCGTTTGCCTCGATTCTGATGATGCATCTCAGCCGGATCAGCGAAGAGATCATCCTCTGGTCTTCGGCCGAATTTGCTTTCATCGAACTTGACGACGGACACTGCACCGGATCGAGCATCATGCCGCAAAAGAAAAATCCTGACGTGGCCGAGCTGGTGCGCGGCAAAACCGGGCGGGTCTATGGGCATCTGATGTCGCTGCTGACCGTCACGAAAGGTTTGCCGCTCGCCTACAACAAAGACATGCAGGAAGACAAGGAAGGCATGTTCGACACGATCGACACGCTGAAATTCAGTCTTAAAGTATATGCCTCGATGCTGCGCGGCATGAAGGTTAACAAACAGGTGATGGAACGCGCTGTAAGCCAGGACTTTTCCAACGCTACCGACATGGCCGATTATCTGGTTAAAAAAGGCCTGCCGTTCCGCCAGGCGCACGAAGTGGCCGGCAAGGCGGTTGCGCATTGCATCATCGAAAAAAAATGGCTGATGGATTTGTCTCTTGCCGAATTCCAGTCGTTTCATCCGCTCTTCGAGGCCGACATCATGAATGCGATTCAGCCTGAAACCTGCGTGAACGCCCGTAAGTCATATGGTGGAACTTCTTCCGCGAGCCGGGAACGACAATTGACAGTGGCTCGCGAAACGTTGGAAGAACAAGAGGCGCTTCTTGACGTGTATACAGAAAGCGCTATATAA
- the glmM gene encoding phosphoglucosamine mutase yields the protein MGRLFGTDGVRGLANRELTPEMAFRLGWAATTYFGRACDCKPVITIGRDTRISGQMLENALAAGICSAGGKAVLLGVVPTPAVAYLTGHMNAQAGAVISASHNPFYDNGIKFFAGDGYKLPDEVEAELEELVMVGIEEMPRKEGADIGTLEVHRDLVKHYIDYLESTVAGDLKGLKIVVDCANGAAYEVAPTIYKRLGAEVVVLHNKPDGININDHCGSTHLESLQAAVKEHGADIGIGHDGDADRCLAVDENGEIVDGDQIMVSCALDMLNKGTLKDNTLVTTVMSNIGLHQAIKKAGGRIEVTAVGDRYVLELMRKEGYVLGGEQSGHVIFSQYSTTGDGVLTALQLLVALKASGQKMSQLAACMTKYPQLLVNVRVLGKEGWETNAKIAAAIAAGNQELGEEGRILVRPSGTEPLIRVMAEGPDQKQLDRIVGEIAAVVRQEQGEAK from the coding sequence ATGGGAAGATTGTTTGGAACAGATGGAGTGCGCGGTTTAGCGAACCGTGAATTGACGCCGGAAATGGCATTTCGCCTTGGCTGGGCGGCTACGACTTATTTTGGTAGGGCCTGCGACTGCAAGCCGGTCATCACGATCGGACGCGACACGCGGATTTCCGGTCAAATGCTGGAAAACGCGCTGGCGGCGGGCATCTGCTCGGCAGGCGGCAAGGCCGTATTGCTCGGCGTCGTGCCGACTCCGGCTGTCGCATACCTGACGGGACATATGAACGCACAGGCGGGCGCGGTGATTTCGGCCTCGCACAATCCGTTTTATGACAATGGTATTAAATTTTTCGCCGGCGACGGTTACAAATTGCCTGACGAAGTCGAAGCAGAACTCGAAGAACTGGTCATGGTCGGCATCGAGGAAATGCCGCGCAAAGAAGGCGCGGACATCGGCACGCTCGAAGTGCATCGCGATCTGGTCAAACACTACATCGACTATCTGGAATCCACGGTGGCCGGTGATTTAAAAGGTTTGAAAATTGTCGTCGACTGCGCGAACGGCGCAGCGTACGAAGTCGCGCCGACGATTTACAAGCGCCTCGGCGCGGAGGTTGTCGTGCTGCACAACAAGCCGGACGGCATCAACATTAACGATCACTGCGGCTCGACGCATCTCGAAAGTTTGCAGGCTGCGGTCAAAGAACACGGCGCGGATATCGGCATCGGGCATGACGGCGACGCAGATCGCTGCCTGGCCGTCGATGAAAACGGCGAGATTGTCGACGGCGACCAGATCATGGTCAGCTGTGCGCTCGACATGCTGAACAAAGGCACGCTCAAAGACAACACGCTGGTCACGACCGTGATGAGCAACATCGGTCTGCATCAGGCGATCAAGAAAGCAGGCGGACGGATTGAAGTCACTGCGGTCGGCGACCGCTACGTTTTGGAACTGATGCGCAAGGAAGGTTACGTGCTCGGCGGCGAACAATCCGGCCACGTCATCTTTAGCCAGTACAGCACCACCGGCGACGGCGTGTTGACCGCGCTGCAGCTTCTGGTCGCGCTGAAAGCCAGCGGTCAAAAGATGTCGCAGCTTGCGGCCTGCATGACGAAATATCCGCAGCTTTTGGTCAATGTGCGCGTGCTCGGCAAAGAAGGCTGGGAAACCAACGCCAAGATTGCCGCCGCGATTGCAGCAGGCAACCAAGAACTGGGCGAAGAGGGCCGCATCCTGGTGCGCCCGTCCGGCACCGAGCCACTGATTCGCGTGATGGCCGAAGGCCCGGATCAAAAACAGCTTGACCGCATTGTCGGCGAAATTGCCGCGGTCGTCCGCCAGGAGCAGGGCGAAGCGAAGTAG
- a CDS encoding CdaR family protein, producing the protein MEFSAQKNMPAKILALILAVVLWVYVMNDQNPMIESSVEVPLEVRNQAAATSLLDVPEKVKIKVRAPRNLLINLQNQEIKAFIDLKGIGEGRSTVKVYTAVPTNLEVAEVFPEKINLRLEPIIARQVPVEVRLGGTPSVGTMVSKVSASQQTVSIEGPQNLLETVNKVVAVVDISGRNADFTAEAPVQILNSNDKVVEGVKIAPDHIQVAVQILQGIGKKQLDIKALTFGDLPKGMRMEAIMTMPNKVEASGSEKILEKMEFVYTEPVNLTGLDKDTEIDVPLQAKDGIAVAPSAVKVRILIRKQ; encoded by the coding sequence ATGGAATTTTCGGCACAAAAGAACATGCCCGCTAAAATACTTGCATTGATCCTGGCCGTCGTTTTGTGGGTCTATGTCATGAACGACCAGAATCCGATGATTGAATCGAGCGTCGAAGTCCCGTTGGAGGTTAGGAACCAGGCGGCTGCGACGTCACTTTTGGATGTGCCGGAAAAGGTCAAGATCAAGGTGCGCGCGCCGCGCAACCTGCTGATCAATTTGCAGAACCAGGAAATCAAGGCGTTTATCGATCTCAAGGGCATCGGCGAAGGCCGCTCCACGGTCAAGGTCTATACAGCCGTGCCGACCAATCTGGAAGTCGCAGAAGTCTTTCCTGAAAAGATCAACCTGCGTCTGGAGCCGATCATTGCCCGGCAGGTTCCCGTTGAAGTGAGACTGGGCGGTACGCCGAGCGTCGGCACCATGGTCAGCAAAGTCAGCGCTTCGCAGCAGACCGTCAGCATTGAAGGACCGCAAAATCTCTTGGAAACCGTCAATAAGGTGGTCGCCGTAGTCGATATCAGCGGCCGCAACGCTGATTTCACCGCAGAAGCGCCGGTTCAAATCCTAAACAGTAACGACAAAGTCGTCGAAGGCGTCAAAATCGCGCCGGATCATATTCAGGTGGCGGTACAGATCCTGCAAGGGATCGGCAAGAAACAATTGGATATCAAAGCGTTGACTTTTGGCGATTTGCCGAAAGGCATGCGTATGGAAGCCATTATGACGATGCCGAACAAGGTGGAAGCCAGCGGCAGCGAAAAAATATTGGAAAAAATGGAGTTTGTTTATACCGAGCCGGTCAATCTGACTGGTTTGGATAAAGACACGGAAATCGACGTGCCGCTGCAGGCGAAAGACGGCATCGCCGTTGCTCCGTCCGCAGTGAAGGTTCGGATTCTGATCCGCAAACAGTAA
- the argF gene encoding ornithine carbamoyltransferase, with the protein MCLQGHDLLSIHQLTAEQVDAIFRLAARLKDEQKRGIAHPILKGKTLGMIFQKASTRTRVSFEVGMWQLGGSALFLSANDLQIGRGEPVKDTARVLARYVDGIMIRTFSHSEVEEMAEWSSVPVINALTDLLHPCQALTDIFTVWEQKKTLKGLKMAYVGDGNNMANALLHACAKVGMDIAIASPAAYAPNAAIVAEAKADAAAFGSKVEILQDPVAAVTDADVLYTDVWASMGQESQQAARKAVFAPYQLNGKLLAKAKKDAIVLHCLPAHRGEEITDEVMECPQSVVFDQAENRLHVQKAIMALTMCDK; encoded by the coding sequence TCCATACACCAACTGACGGCTGAACAGGTGGACGCCATCTTTCGCTTGGCGGCTCGTCTGAAAGACGAACAGAAAAGGGGCATTGCGCATCCGATCCTTAAGGGAAAAACTTTGGGGATGATTTTTCAAAAGGCATCCACGCGGACACGGGTGTCGTTCGAAGTAGGGATGTGGCAGTTGGGCGGCAGCGCGCTCTTTCTAAGCGCAAACGATCTGCAGATCGGGCGCGGCGAACCGGTGAAAGACACGGCAAGGGTTTTGGCCCGCTATGTCGACGGCATCATGATCCGGACTTTTTCCCACTCTGAGGTGGAAGAAATGGCCGAATGGTCGTCGGTGCCGGTCATCAATGCCTTAACCGATCTGTTGCATCCCTGCCAGGCACTGACCGATATTTTCACGGTGTGGGAACAGAAAAAAACGCTCAAAGGGCTGAAGATGGCCTATGTCGGCGACGGCAACAACATGGCAAACGCACTTTTGCATGCCTGCGCCAAAGTCGGCATGGACATCGCGATCGCCAGTCCGGCCGCTTATGCGCCGAATGCGGCGATTGTTGCCGAAGCGAAGGCCGACGCCGCCGCTTTCGGCAGCAAAGTCGAAATCTTGCAGGATCCGGTCGCAGCCGTAACGGACGCTGACGTATTGTACACCGACGTCTGGGCCAGCATGGGACAGGAAAGCCAGCAAGCCGCGCGCAAAGCCGTGTTTGCGCCATACCAGCTTAACGGCAAACTGCTTGCCAAAGCGAAGAAGGACGCGATCGTGCTGCATTGTCTGCCCGCGCATCGCGGCGAAGAGATCACCGATGAGGTGATGGAATGTCCGCAATCGGTCGTCTTCGATCAGGCGGAAAACCGTCTGCATGTGCAAAAAGCGATCATGGCGCTGACGATGTGCGATAAGTAA
- the cdaA gene encoding diadenylate cyclase CdaA, with protein sequence MLSQIQAIITTISLLDVLDILLVAAVLYRLYVMIKDTRALALLKGLIMLLIATLVSKWLGLNVIFWILQKTLTVVMVALPVVFQPELRRALEQLGRGKMFKKYMLLNEEETESLLDHMVKAVAILARNKIGALIVVERDTGLNDYIETGIKVDGLVSSEFLVNLFIPNTPLHDGAAVLRGNRIIAAGCLLPLTEDRSLNKELGTRHRAAIGVSEQTDAAVIVVSEETGIVSVAQGGKLTRFSDATELKDNLRPLFAAKNGAPAALTNLFNFNWRQ encoded by the coding sequence ATGCTATCGCAAATTCAGGCTATCATTACCACCATCAGTCTGCTGGATGTCCTCGACATTCTGCTTGTGGCTGCCGTACTATATCGCCTTTACGTCATGATCAAGGACACGCGGGCTTTGGCTCTCTTAAAAGGACTGATCATGCTGCTGATTGCGACGCTGGTCAGCAAATGGCTGGGGCTTAACGTCATTTTCTGGATCTTGCAAAAGACGCTCACCGTCGTGATGGTCGCGCTGCCGGTCGTGTTTCAGCCCGAACTGCGCCGCGCGCTCGAACAACTCGGTCGCGGCAAGATGTTTAAGAAATATATGCTGCTCAATGAAGAAGAAACCGAAAGCCTGCTCGATCATATGGTTAAAGCGGTCGCCATTCTGGCGCGCAACAAGATCGGTGCGCTGATCGTCGTGGAACGCGATACCGGTCTGAACGACTATATCGAGACCGGCATCAAGGTAGACGGCCTGGTCAGCAGCGAATTCCTCGTCAATCTCTTCATTCCCAACACGCCGCTGCACGATGGAGCGGCGGTGCTCAGAGGGAACCGGATCATTGCAGCAGGCTGCCTGCTGCCGCTGACCGAAGACCGCAGCTTGAACAAGGAACTCGGCACGCGGCATCGCGCGGCGATCGGCGTCAGCGAACAGACGGATGCCGCCGTAATCGTCGTCAGTGAGGAAACCGGCATCGTATCGGTCGCGCAGGGCGGCAAACTGACCCGCTTTAGCGACGCTACCGAGCTAAAAGACAACCTGCGTCCGCTCTTTGCGGCAAAAAACGGAGCGCCCGCGGCCTTAACCAACCTGTTTAACTTTAACTGGAGGCAGTAG
- a CDS encoding argininosuccinate synthase, with translation MSQIKKVVLAYSGGLDTSVIIPWLKENYDGCEVIAMCADVGQGDELDIVQEKAIKSGASKVYIEDLKKTFVEDYVWPTLKAGAVYEGKYLLGTSFARPIIAKALVEIAEKEGADAIAHGATGKGNDQVRFELTVKALAPQLKIIAPWREWNIRSREDAIDYAEKHGIPVPVTKKRPYSMDRNIWHLSHEGADLENPANEPLPDLYMICNSPEKAPDAPEYLEVSFDKGVPVALNGEKMDGVTLLTKLNELGAEHGIGITDIVENRLVGMKSRGVYETPGGSILYYAHRELEYLTLDRATMHYKEQIAVRYAELVYDGMWFSPLREALDAFVDNTQQTVTGNVKLKLYKGNIMSAGATSPYSLFHEGFVTFSYDDVYNQKDAEGFINLFGLPLKVRALMQQEAKKNG, from the coding sequence ATGAGTCAGATTAAAAAAGTGGTATTGGCGTATTCCGGTGGTCTGGATACTTCGGTCATTATTCCCTGGTTAAAAGAAAACTATGACGGCTGTGAAGTCATTGCGATGTGCGCCGATGTCGGACAGGGCGATGAACTCGATATCGTACAAGAAAAAGCGATCAAATCCGGCGCGAGCAAAGTATATATCGAAGATCTGAAAAAGACCTTCGTCGAAGATTATGTCTGGCCGACGCTGAAAGCCGGTGCGGTCTATGAAGGCAAATATCTGCTCGGCACCTCGTTCGCGCGCCCGATCATTGCCAAGGCGCTGGTCGAAATCGCCGAAAAAGAAGGCGCTGACGCCATCGCGCATGGCGCAACCGGCAAAGGCAACGATCAGGTCCGTTTCGAGCTGACCGTCAAGGCGCTTGCGCCGCAACTCAAAATCATTGCACCGTGGCGCGAATGGAACATCCGCTCGCGGGAAGACGCGATCGACTATGCGGAAAAACACGGCATTCCGGTGCCGGTTACAAAAAAACGCCCGTACAGCATGGATCGCAATATCTGGCATCTCAGCCATGAAGGCGCCGATCTGGAAAATCCGGCCAATGAGCCGCTGCCTGACTTGTATATGATCTGCAACAGCCCGGAAAAAGCGCCCGATGCGCCCGAATATCTCGAAGTATCGTTCGATAAAGGCGTTCCGGTGGCCCTGAACGGCGAAAAAATGGACGGCGTTACGCTGCTTACCAAACTAAATGAACTGGGCGCGGAGCATGGCATCGGCATTACCGATATCGTCGAAAACCGTCTGGTCGGCATGAAGTCCCGCGGCGTTTATGAGACTCCGGGCGGCAGTATCCTGTACTATGCGCACCGTGAACTGGAATACCTCACGCTTGATCGCGCGACAATGCATTACAAAGAACAAATCGCCGTACGCTATGCGGAACTCGTTTATGACGGCATGTGGTTCTCGCCGCTTCGCGAAGCGCTCGACGCTTTCGTCGACAACACGCAACAAACCGTGACCGGCAATGTAAAACTCAAGCTGTACAAAGGAAACATCATGAGCGCAGGCGCGACATCGCCGTACTCGCTCTTCCACGAAGGTTTCGTTACGTTCAGCTATGATGATGTCTACAACCAAAAAGACGCCGAAGGTTTCATCAACCTCTTCGGTCTGCCGCTTAAAGTCCGCGCGCTGATGCAACAAGAGGCGAAGAAAAATGGCTAA
- a CDS encoding NAD(P)/FAD-dependent oxidoreductase gives MLKITNVRVNLGETATLSAIAAKRLRIPPQEIIEVVILRKAVDARRKGNICFVYSLGAVVKNPKQVIAQLGEDKDVSLMETASAEALVKGDQKLTSRPIVVGLGPAGLLAALTLARNGYRPLVLERGRDVERRSKDVAKFWDKGELDPVSNVQFGEGGAGTFSDGKLTTRVNDPLMREILDTFVAAGAPPEIAYLHKPHVGTDRLRIVVKTLREEIIALGGEVRFETQVVKLLSEDGKVTGVVTAAGETLQSEIVIMAIGHSARDTYAMLHESGVAMEPKAFAIGVRIEHPQEKIDRAQYGPTAGHPELPAAEYALVHHNKATGRTAYSFCMCPGGLVVAAASEEGGVATNGMSMYSRSSGIANSAILVNVEPKDWGGSVLGGIEYQRKWERAAFKVGGGDYKAPIQTIGDFMANTVGKQLSATKPTYKPGVIAGDLRRCLPDFVADTIKEALPVFGRKIHGFAHPATRMTGVETRSSAPLRILRSENRESTNVKGLYPAGEGAGYAGGIMSAALDGLNIAREIIRNYHM, from the coding sequence TTGTTAAAAATTACAAATGTACGAGTCAATTTAGGGGAAACGGCAACCCTGTCGGCGATTGCCGCAAAACGCCTGCGGATACCACCTCAAGAAATCATTGAGGTGGTTATCCTGCGTAAAGCGGTCGATGCACGACGCAAGGGAAATATCTGCTTCGTATATAGTCTTGGCGCTGTTGTGAAAAACCCCAAGCAGGTCATTGCACAGCTCGGCGAGGACAAAGACGTCAGCCTGATGGAAACAGCCTCCGCCGAAGCGCTGGTCAAAGGCGATCAGAAACTGACCAGCCGTCCGATTGTCGTCGGACTGGGCCCGGCCGGGTTGCTGGCCGCTTTGACGCTAGCGCGAAACGGCTATCGTCCCTTGGTCTTAGAACGCGGCCGCGACGTGGAACGGCGCAGCAAGGATGTTGCGAAATTTTGGGACAAAGGCGAACTCGATCCGGTATCGAACGTCCAGTTCGGCGAAGGCGGCGCAGGCACGTTTTCCGACGGCAAGCTGACCACCCGCGTCAACGACCCTTTGATGCGCGAAATTCTCGACACCTTTGTCGCTGCTGGCGCGCCGCCGGAAATCGCTTATCTGCATAAACCGCATGTCGGCACTGATCGTCTGCGCATCGTCGTTAAGACGCTGCGCGAAGAAATCATTGCGCTCGGCGGCGAAGTCCGCTTTGAGACACAGGTCGTCAAGCTGCTGAGTGAAGACGGCAAAGTCACTGGCGTCGTCACCGCTGCGGGCGAAACGTTGCAAAGCGAGATCGTCATCATGGCGATCGGCCACAGTGCGCGTGATACCTATGCGATGCTGCACGAAAGCGGCGTTGCAATGGAACCGAAAGCGTTTGCGATCGGCGTTCGCATCGAACATCCGCAGGAAAAGATCGACCGCGCGCAATACGGCCCGACAGCCGGTCATCCCGAGCTGCCTGCCGCCGAATACGCGTTGGTGCATCACAATAAGGCCACCGGCCGCACTGCCTATTCGTTTTGCATGTGCCCGGGCGGACTCGTCGTGGCCGCCGCATCGGAAGAAGGCGGCGTCGCCACGAACGGCATGAGCATGTACAGCCGCTCGTCCGGCATTGCCAACAGTGCGATCTTAGTCAATGTAGAGCCAAAAGACTGGGGCGGCAGCGTTCTCGGCGGCATCGAATACCAGCGCAAATGGGAACGTGCGGCCTTTAAAGTCGGCGGCGGGGATTACAAAGCGCCGATCCAGACGATTGGAGACTTCATGGCTAACACCGTCGGCAAGCAATTGTCGGCGACGAAGCCGACCTATAAACCGGGCGTCATTGCCGGCGATTTGCGTCGCTGTTTACCGGATTTTGTCGCCGACACAATCAAAGAAGCGCTGCCGGTATTCGGCCGCAAAATCCATGGCTTCGCCCATCCGGCGACGCGCATGACCGGCGTCGAAACGCGCAGCAGCGCACCGCTTCGAATCCTGCGCAGCGAAAACCGCGAGTCCACGAACGTAAAAGGATTATACCCGGCGGGCGAAGGCGCGGGCTATGCCGGCGGCATCATGAGCGCCGCGCTCGACGGACTCAATATTGCCCGGGAAATTATACGCAACTATCATATGTAA
- a CDS encoding branched-chain amino acid aminotransferase — protein sequence MTVEKKGTSNADKMDWDKLGFAYIKTDLRYVSVWKNGKWDEGKLTEDNMLTISEGSTSLHYGQQCFEGLKAYRTKDGKIQLFRPDQNAKRMAASCKRLLMPEISEEKFIDACVQVVKANADYVPPYGTGATLYLRPYVIGVGDNLGVRTAPEFIFSVFCSPVGAYFKGGLAPVNFCITDYDRAAPQGTGAAKVGGNYAASLHPHEEAVKRGFADCIYLDPATHTKIEEVGAANFFGITKDGKFVTPKSDSILPSITKYSLMAVAKEYLGLQVEERDVFIKQLDEFSEAGACGTAAVITPIGGIEYNGKLHVFHSETEVGPVTRKLYETLCGIQFGEVKAPAGWIVEAK from the coding sequence ATGACTGTAGAGAAAAAAGGGACTTCCAACGCGGACAAAATGGACTGGGACAAACTCGGATTCGCCTACATCAAAACAGATTTGCGCTATGTCTCTGTCTGGAAGAACGGAAAATGGGACGAGGGTAAGTTGACGGAAGACAATATGCTGACGATAAGCGAGGGCTCCACATCGCTGCATTATGGCCAGCAATGTTTCGAAGGTCTGAAGGCTTATCGGACGAAAGACGGCAAGATCCAGCTTTTCCGTCCGGACCAGAACGCCAAACGTATGGCAGCCAGCTGCAAGCGTCTTTTGATGCCGGAAATCTCCGAAGAAAAATTCATTGATGCATGCGTCCAGGTTGTAAAGGCCAATGCAGACTATGTACCGCCTTATGGCACCGGAGCGACGCTTTATTTGCGTCCTTATGTGATCGGCGTCGGCGACAACCTCGGCGTACGTACCGCGCCGGAATTCATCTTTTCCGTCTTCTGCAGTCCGGTAGGGGCTTACTTCAAAGGCGGACTGGCACCGGTCAACTTCTGTATTACCGACTATGACAGAGCGGCGCCGCAAGGCACCGGCGCTGCCAAGGTCGGCGGCAACTACGCGGCCAGCCTCCATCCGCATGAAGAGGCTGTCAAGAGAGGGTTTGCCGACTGTATCTATCTCGATCCGGCTACGCACACCAAGATCGAAGAGGTCGGTGCGGCCAACTTCTTCGGCATCACCAAAGACGGAAAATTCGTCACGCCGAAATCGGACTCGATCCTGCCGAGCATCACGAAATACTCGCTGATGGCGGTAGCAAAAGAGTATCTTGGTTTGCAGGTCGAAGAAAGAGACGTCTTCATCAAACAGCTTGACGAATTCAGCGAAGCCGGCGCTTGCGGCACGGCGGCCGTTATCACGCCGATCGGCGGCATCGAGTACAACGGCAAACTGCATGTCTTCCACAGTGAAACGGAAGTGGGGCCTGTTACGAGGAAATTGTATGAAACCTTGTGCGGCATTCAGTTCGGCGAAGTCAAAGCGCCTGCAGGCTGGATCGTCGAAGCGAAATAA